One stretch of Sylvia atricapilla isolate bSylAtr1 chromosome 4, bSylAtr1.pri, whole genome shotgun sequence DNA includes these proteins:
- the FGF5 gene encoding fibroblast growth factor 5 isoform X1, whose product MRRPPSLLPPAGSMSPSFLLLLLLLALPARARREQVPGGAQRGRNAPASSSSSSSSPAAAGPSRFPRSRPDRRRGRLYCRVGIGFHLQLHPDGRVDGAHDASPLSILEIFAVSQGIVGIRGVFSNKFLAMSKKGKLHASARFTVDCHFRERFQENSYNTYASAVHRSPRSGRQWYVALNKRGKAKRGCSPRARPQHVSTHFLPRFWQPQPPELAFTVALPEKKPPPRKVAPSPPRKSPGPVKYRLKFRFG is encoded by the exons ATGCGGcgccctccctccctcctcccgcCCGCCGGCAGCATGAGCCcgtccttcctcctcctcctcctcctcctcgccctGCCCGCCCGCGCCCGGCGAGAGCAGGTGCCCGGCGGGGCGCAGCGGGGCCGTAACGCCCCTGcgtcttcctcctcctcttcctcctccccggcggcggcggggccgagccgCTTCCCGCGGAGCCGCCCGGAtcggcggcggggccggctgTACTGCCGGGTGGGCATCGGCTTCCACCTCCAGCTGCACCCCGACGGCCGCGTGGATGGCGCCCACGACGCGAGTCCGCTCA gtattttggaaatatttgctgTGTCTCAGGGGATTGTAGGAATACGAGGAGTTTTCAGCAACAAATTTTTAGCGAtgtcaaaaaaaggaaaactccaTGCAAGT GCCCGCTTCACGGTGGACTGCCATTTTCGGGAGCGCTTCCAGGAGAACAGCTACAACACCTACGCCTCGGCCGTGCACCGCAGCCCCCGCTCGGGGCGCCAGTGGTACGTGGCCCTCAACAAGCGGGGCAAAGCCAAGCGGGGCTGCAgcccccgcgcccggccccAGCACGTCTCCACGCACTTCTTACCCCGCTTCTGGCAGCCGCAGCCGCCGGAGCTCGCCTTCACCGTCGCTCTGCCCGAGAAGAAGCCCCCGCCGCGGAAGGTCGCCCCGTCCCCGCCTCGGAAGAGCCCCGGCCCCGTCAAGTACCGGCTGAAGTTCCGCTTCGGGTAG
- the FGF5 gene encoding fibroblast growth factor 5 isoform X2 — MSKKGKLHASARFTVDCHFRERFQENSYNTYASAVHRSPRSGRQWYVALNKRGKAKRGCSPRARPQHVSTHFLPRFWQPQPPELAFTVALPEKKPPPRKVAPSPPRKSPGPVKYRLKFRFG, encoded by the exons AtgtcaaaaaaaggaaaactccaTGCAAGT GCCCGCTTCACGGTGGACTGCCATTTTCGGGAGCGCTTCCAGGAGAACAGCTACAACACCTACGCCTCGGCCGTGCACCGCAGCCCCCGCTCGGGGCGCCAGTGGTACGTGGCCCTCAACAAGCGGGGCAAAGCCAAGCGGGGCTGCAgcccccgcgcccggccccAGCACGTCTCCACGCACTTCTTACCCCGCTTCTGGCAGCCGCAGCCGCCGGAGCTCGCCTTCACCGTCGCTCTGCCCGAGAAGAAGCCCCCGCCGCGGAAGGTCGCCCCGTCCCCGCCTCGGAAGAGCCCCGGCCCCGTCAAGTACCGGCTGAAGTTCCGCTTCGGGTAG
- the PRDM8 gene encoding LOW QUALITY PROTEIN: PR domain zinc finger protein 8 (The sequence of the model RefSeq protein was modified relative to this genomic sequence to represent the inferred CDS: deleted 1 base in 1 codon) produces MEDAGVQRGIWDGDAKTVQQCLTDIFTSVYTTCDIPENAIFGPCVLSHTSLYDSIAFIALKSTDKRTVPYIFRVDTSAANGSSEGLMWLRLVQSAREREEQNLEAYIKSGQLFYRSLRRIAKDEELLVWYGKELTELLLLGPARAPARTNGSPPFACPECSQRFQFELPFAAHLRFRCPKRLHGPDTGPAAEAAGVKDGAGKEQEPGKFGKPSGPPHHSFPGPDGGPAASTKPSTDFHNLARELENSRGGRAGSPGRPAPPEGGPEAAAGKPKRRFPEEEERGPSAARGRFPAERPGLPAAPKEEPGCAPQQQYRAAGSYCGLEEGGRLFAPPSPETGEAKRSAFVEVKKAARGPEPDGGPEEGPERSSPGAGGAEPGLCPRGGAGGSLAARLDGGSPARGSAFSTVPQLGAGPGGPGGGGAEERKSAFSQPARSFPHVPPLVLGPKLGGLGEPCPDGAAAPARLYAAEALAAKLPGGGEAAGGGGGGGGGGLPKQSPFLYTTAFWPKSSAAAAVAAAAAGPLQLQLPSALTLLPPSFTSLCLPAQNWCAKCNASFRMTSDLVYHMRSHHKKEYALEPLVKRRREEKLKCPICNESFRERHHLSRHMTSHN; encoded by the exons ATGGAGGACGCCGGCGTCCAGCGGGGAATATGGGACGGGGATGCCAAGACGGTCCAGCAGTGCTTGACTGACATTTTTACCAGCGTTTACACCACGTGCGACATCCCGGAAAATGCCATTTTCGGCCCCTGCGTCCTGAGCCACACGTCCCTGTACGACAGCATCGCCTTTATCGCCCTCAAGTCCACCGACAAGCGCACCGTTCCCTACATATTTCGG GTGGACACGTCGGCGGCCAACGGCTCGTCGGAGGGGCTGATGTGGCTGCGGCTGGTGCAGTCGGCGCGGGAACGGGAGGAGCAGAACCTGGAGGCCTACATCAAGAGCGGGCAGCTCTTTTATCGCTCCCTACGCCGCATCGCCAAGGAcgaggagctgctggtgtggTACGGGAAGGAGCTCaccgagctgctgctgctcggcccggcccgggccccCGCCCGCACCAACG GCTCGCCGCCCTTCGCCTGCCCTGAGTGCAGCCAGCGCTTCCAGTTCGAACTGCCCTTCGCCGCGCACCTCCGGTTCCGCTGCCCCAAGAGGCTGCACGGCCCCGACACCGGCCCCGCCGCCGAGGCCGCCGGCGTCAAGGACGGCGCCGGCAAGGAGCAGGAGCCCGGCAAGTTCGGGAAGCCCAGCGGGCCGCCGCACCACTCCTTCCCCGGGCCCGacggcggccccgccgccagcACCAAGCCCTCCACGGACTTCCACAACCTGGCGCGGGAGCTGGAGAACTCCCGCGGCGGGCGCGCCGGGTCACCGGGGCGGCCGGCGCCCCCCGAGGGCGGCCCCGAGGCGGCTGCCGGAAAGCCGAAGCGGCGCTTCCCCGAGGAGGAAGAGCGCGGGCCCAGCGCGGCGCGGGGCCGCTTCCCGGCGGAGCGACCGGGGCTGCCGGCGGCGCCCAAGGAGGAGCCCGGCTGCGCCCCGCAGCAGCAGTACCGCGCCGCCGGCTCCTACTGCGGCCTCGAGGAAGGCGGACGCCTCTTCGCGCCTCCCAGCCCGGAGACCGGAGAGGCCAAGCGCAGCGCCTTCGTGGAGGTGAAGAAGGCGGCCCGCGGTCCCGAGCCCGACGGAGGCCCCGAAGAGGGCCCAGAGCGCAGCTCCCCGGGCGCAGGCGGCGCGGAGCCGGGCCTGTGCCCCCGCGGCGGTGCGGGGGGCTCGCTGGCCGCCCGCCTGGACGGTGGCAGCCCGGCGCGGGGCAGCGCCTTCAGCACGGTGCCGCAGCTcggggccggccccggggggcccggcggcggcggggccgaggAGCGA AAAAGCGCCTTCTCGCAGCCCGCCCGCTCCTTCCCGCACGTCCCGCCGCTGGTGCTGGGTCCCAAGCTGGGCGGCCTGGGCGAGCCCTGCCCCGacggcgccgccgcccccgcccgcctgTACGCCGCCGAGGCGCTGGCCGCCAAGCTGCCGGgcggcggggaggcggcgggcggcggcggcggcggcggcggcggggggctgCCCAAGCAAAGCCCCTTCCTCTACACCACGGCCTTCTGGCCCAAGAgctcggcggcggcggcggtggcggcggcggcggctgggccgctgcagctgcagctgccgtCGGCGCTGACGCTGCTGCCGCCGTCGTTCACCTCGCTGTGCCTGCCGGCTCAGAACTGGTGCGCCAAGTGCAACGCGTCCTTCCGCATGACCTCGGACCTGGTCTATCACATGCGCTCCCACCACAAGAAGGAATACGCGCTGGAGCCCCTCGTCAAGCGCCGCCGCGAGGAGAAGCTCAAGTGCCCCATCTGCAACGAGTCCTTCCGCGAGCGCCACCACCTCTCCCGCCACATGACCTCCCACAACTAG